Sequence from the Thermoanaerobacterium sp. PSU-2 genome:
AAGCAAAAGCTTGAGATGTCAAAAGTATTACAAAGAGACACGCTACAACCGATAATACTTTTTTAAACATATTAATATCCTCCTTTGCTGACTCCAAACGGCCGTTTTTTGTCAATTTTAAAATATACCATGGTAAATGTTATAGCAAATTGATTTATTTGACATTATTATAGGTCTTAATCTAAGATTTGTGAAGTTCCTAAATTCGGCATATTTTTCATTAGTATTTGCCAAAATGATTCCGGTTCATGGTACATCAAAATTTTAACATTTACAAAAATTTTATAATATATTTCCATCAATATCTATAATTCCGATTTTTATAGCAGACCTAACTATTTCTAAATCATTATCTACGTTAAATAAATTGCTAAGTTTATTTAAATGTTTTCTCAACGTTCGATCTGATATGCCTATATCTGATGTTACTAATTTTCTTACCCCATTACGTACTAAAGATGATAAAATTAACTTATCTATATCATCAAGTTTAGAACTTATTATTGGTAGATTTTTATTTCTATATGATAAATATTCTTCAATATAGATAGCTATATTTTTAAGAATAGCACTTTGGTCTTTAATGCTTGGAACATTAATCCGCGACACATCAAGATATGCGACTACTTCTCCACAATAATAATCAATTATTGGTATAGCATTGCAATACCAATCTTTGAACAATTTACAATAGTGATCTTTACCACATAATTCAATCTGATTTTTATATTTCATAGCCATACTAATCGCATTTGTACCACAATCCTCAAGCCTTAAGCTACTACCTTCTGCAAAATGCAATGTGTTGAAATAATTATTAAGTTTATCATCGCAGATAAGTTTGATTATATAGCCGTTTTTATCACATAGAATAAAAAAGTATCCTTCCAAAAGAAGACATTTATACCTTAGACTTTTATCTATGAGACTATTAAACAATGACAATAAAAAACTGTTTTCTTTTTTTATGTTTATTAGCTTTTCATCACTAATTGCTTTATTAAAAATTTTCTTATTTGGATTAGCATTTATAAGTAATGATTCCCCATGTGATTCAGCAATTTCTTTTTTAATGGTCAATATATTACTCATAAATACCAACACCTTCATTAAAACTTTATTATTTATCCAATAACATTTCTTAATATATTTTCTGCAAAAATATAGAAATTCCTTTTAATTTCAAAATTTTCTATAAAACTTTGAAAAACAAAAATAAAATGCACCCAAGATTTAGACAAAAGTCTAATATTCAAGGGTGCATTTTTATTGATAGAATTGAATAAGAAATATCGCCTGAATATTTTGCGTATATAGTTAAATATCCCCGAACCCACAACATGTGTCAATTTTACAAAGATTATTATAAAACTTAAAATCAAAACACATCCTACAATAACAGTTAGCATAACAACACCTCATATACTTTTATTTACATCAATAACTTTTCAACTGTGTGCTAATAAATTCCATGATAAATCTAAATATTTCATAAAATGCGCTGAGTGATCTTCAAAATTTCAATCTTGGCTTTGTAAAACTTTAGATTAATTTTCTTAATACTATATCGCTTTTACCATATTGCTTAGATCTATGAAGTGTTTTATCTCTTCATTCAACAATGTTATTGCAACTTTTTTAGTAGAGTCAAATTTAGCATCTTTGACTATTTCATCGTAAAATATTATAGAATCTTTTTCTGCTCTTATTGCCAATTCTACAGCATCTTCAAATTTATTTATTTTCTCTAATACTTCGTCAACAGCATCTTTTGATGGAAATATAGATGTATTGTAAAGCAAAGTTAAATAAATAGATGCCTCTATGTCAAAGTACAGGCTATCATCGCCTTTTTTCTCATTTAAAAGCTTATTATAAAGCTCTTCAAATTTAGATTTATGTATAATCTCCTCCTGTGCCATGTCATCAAAAAACTTTCTCAATTTTTCGTCACTTGAAAATTTCTCTGAAGCCTTTATATAAAATTCGTATCCTCTTTCTTCTATATCTATAGCAAGCCTTGCAACTTCTAAATCAGTCAAATATTTTTTCTCAATATTGTTTAACATAACAACACCTCCCGAAAATTATTATCTTCTACTAATCATTTTATCATTACAAAATTTTCTAGTCAATTGGCTTTTAAAAACTTTAATAATTTGTTTTTGTAAAAGCCAAAATAATTCAAGGTGATGTTATGTGGTACATAATTTTTTCAATTTTTACGGTAATTATATCGCTTTTTTTGATAGATAGAAAAAAGTTAAAAGTGCTGATACCTGCTTATCTGCTTTCATCTGTGATAGGTTTCTCTTTGGATGTGATATTTGACTTTACTTTGAAATGCTATTATTACACTGATGCACATATTCCAAACGGTGTTCTATCGTTCCTGATGGAAACATTTATAGGACCACCTTATGGCATGATTTTTATACAATACATGCCAAAAGGAAAAATACGCTACATCATATACATGGCTGCATGGATATTGTTTCTGACTGC
This genomic interval carries:
- a CDS encoding AsnC family protein; this translates as MSNILTIKKEIAESHGESLLINANPNKKIFNKAISDEKLINIKKENSFLLSLFNSLIDKSLRYKCLLLEGYFFILCDKNGYIIKLICDDKLNNYFNTLHFAEGSSLRLEDCGTNAISMAMKYKNQIELCGKDHYCKLFKDWYCNAIPIIDYYCGEVVAYLDVSRINVPSIKDQSAILKNIAIYIEEYLSYRNKNLPIISSKLDDIDKLILSSLVRNGVRKLVTSDIGISDRTLRKHLNKLSNLFNVDNDLEIVRSAIKIGIIDIDGNIL
- a CDS encoding ferritin family protein, whose protein sequence is MLNNIEKKYLTDLEVARLAIDIEERGYEFYIKASEKFSSDEKLRKFFDDMAQEEIIHKSKFEELYNKLLNEKKGDDSLYFDIEASIYLTLLYNTSIFPSKDAVDEVLEKINKFEDAVELAIRAEKDSIIFYDEIVKDAKFDSTKKVAITLLNEEIKHFIDLSNMVKAI
- a CDS encoding CBO0543 family protein, which codes for MWYIIFSIFTVIISLFLIDRKKLKVLIPAYLLSSVIGFSLDVIFDFTLKCYYYTDAHIPNGVLSFLMETFIGPPYGMIFIQYMPKGKIRYIIYMAAWILFLTAVEAVFHINGLLIYNRWNYFFSVITYIFTLLAITAQYKYLFKE